Sequence from the Helianthus annuus cultivar XRQ/B chromosome 13, HanXRQr2.0-SUNRISE, whole genome shotgun sequence genome:
CTCGTCAGTCACATATGAATGTTATCCGCAGCATGTGGTTGTTTAAGCACAAATTCAGGTCCGACGGTACTCTTGAACGATACAAAGCCCGTCTCGTGTGTGATGGTCGTTCTCAACAGGTAGGCATTGATTGCGGGGAAACGTTCAGTCCTGTTGTCAAGCCCGCAACTATACGCACTGTATTGTCACTGGCTTTATCGCAGTCGTGGTCCATTCATCAATTAGATGTCACCAATGCTTTCTTACATGGTCACCTTCAAGAAACCGTCTACATGTACCAGCCTATGGGTTTTCGTGACAGCAAATTTCCGAATCATGTGTGCAGGCTCAAAAAGTCCCTTTACGGTTTAAAACAGGCGCCACGTGCATGGTaccaaagattcaccgattatgTTCTTACCTTGGGATTTCGACATAGTAAGTGCGACGCGTCGTTGTTTACGTTTCATCATGGCACAGACACGGCATATCTTCTCCtatatgtcgatgatattataCTCGTGACCTCTTCGGATTCTCTTCGCCAAACTCTCATGCGACACCTAGCTGCTGAGTTTGCCATGAAAGATCTCGGCTCCCTCAGTTTCTTCCTTGGGATATCTGTTACTAGAACCCATGACACCATGTTTTTGTCTCAGGAACAGTATGCACGTGACATTATTGAACGGGCGGGTATGAGCTCTTGCAACCCGGTTTTTACGCCGGTTGACACACATGCTAAGCTAAGTGCGACATCGGGAGATGACTTCGACAATCCCACTCTTTATCGTAGCCTTGCAGGGGCTCTTCAATACCTCACTTTTACAAGGCCAGATATTACTTATGCGGTCCAGCAAATATGCATGTACATGCACGCTCCGAAAACGTCACATTGGCTTGCTCTCAAACGCATTCTTAGATACATACAAGGCACATCTTCCTACGGGCTTACTCTCGGTCGTTCGCCTCGCCCCTCTCTTCTTGCCTACACGGATGCGGACTGGGCAGGTTGCCCCGACACTCGACGGTCCACGAGTGGCTATTGTGTTTATTTTGGTGACAACCTCATCTCGTGGTCGTCCAAACGACAAGCAACTATCTCCCGATCCAGCGCCGAAGCCGAGTATAGAGGTGTTGCAAATGTCGTTGCTGAAATCTGTTGGTTACGAAATCTATTATTGGAACTGCAGCATCCGTTGACTTGTGCAACTCTCGTATACTGTGATAATGTGAGTGCTATCTATCTCTCGGGCAACCCGGTCCAACATCAGCGTACTAAACACATCGAACTCGACATTCATTTTGTGCGGGAACAAGTTCAACGTGGTCGAGTCCGGATCCTACATGTGCCGTCGCGACATCAAATTGCGGATATTTTTACGAAAGGTCTACCTCGCGTTCTCTTTGACGACTTCAGGTCCAGTCTCAACATCCGGCCACCTCTCgtttcgactgcgggggtgtaatagacTATATTAGGAAAGGATAGTCTGTATATTGTAATTATATTAGTGATTTGTAAATCCCTTCCATTGAGGGCTTGTAACCCACTATTTATATGAGATATTGAATACAGAGAGGATCATCGATTGATCCATTACAATTATCCCTATCATTtttagttaaataataaaaagactTAGTTAAAGAAAATGAGGAAAAAATTGTGTTTTAAATACTATCAAAGTTAGTTGCGGGGTTAGTCCCTGTGATTTCTCCAAAGTAACGAGGTTGGGTACTAAGTTCTTAATTGACAAAAATACCCTAAGTTTTCGGTTAGTATTTAACATCCGTTAGCCTTAATTAAGTCCCCAGGATGTTacaaaatcaaaagttaaaactttAGATTGTtactttaaactattagtacatAAGGTTGTTactttaaactattagtatctaATGTTGTTACTTTCCATAAACTACAGAAACTAacggtgtaattaactctaatattaaaataataaaagtattaaaaaaactatatatattattataatattaaaactaCCATTtctatattaataatataaatataataataatataatagtaTAGTATAAATTTGTAACAAGGATATGGGCATTTATGACAGATGCGATTTAATTATGTAGAGACATCGACTAAAATAACATTAGTTGACATATAATGTAGTTGACATTCAAtgattaaattaaattaaatgatAATATTGTTGGTTCACGtccccaaacacacacacactatctAAGTATATGTGTAGTATATGTGAAGGAATTTGCAGAAGGTTATTGTATTCGATCAAAGAAAAAAGGGTACTTCATTCAATAAAACAAGTTGGCTATTTATAGCCTTACACATACATTAGAAACCAAATAAAGAATATTCTAATTTAACCTAAAAATCCTATATACCAAACAAATATAGCACGTGCAAATCTTCATGACTTATTCCATTACTCATGCATTATCTCCTGATTGCTCGGTCTTCAAATCACACGTTCAAATCCCATATTCTTGCTCAATATTTGACCACTTCATTACCATGTGACTAATATAAAACCCAGCTGACCCATTTAGTTATTTGACCCGTACTCGACCCATACGACCCGATAACGTGCCGACCCATGTGACTCGTAAACAAACCCGAATAAtccaacaatcacccccttaatCGGTGTTTGTTTACGCCTTCACCGCAGCACCGAACCACCTTGGTTCCGAACCATTACGACTTTTACCGGACACCCGACCTCGACCTCGTCCAAAGCCGTTCACCCCCTGATCGTGATCTCACTATTCTGTCAAGCTCTTCCTTGATAAGCACACCTTGCGTATCAACCACCAACTAGACGCCTACCACCTGTACCGTCTTCGAGTCGCTAAACGAATATCTCAGCCACCTGCTGTTTCGTTTCTACCGCGCTACACCCGTTGGTTTTTCTACCCAAAGAATTCTGCACCCCTTGCAATTCTTCTCCTAGGCTAGAAAGAGTATCCGACAACTAAAATACACGATCTCTTCTTCGTTCTTCGATCAACAAACTGGGTTGACAAGCCCGCTGATTTGGCCTAATCATGACTCGTCTCCTCTACCCTCTTGACCCGCTAGAACGGTAACCCTCGAAACCACCGACCCGCGATCACCTAGTTCACTCCGATCACTGCTGATCTGTCACCTCCGATCACTGCACACCGGTAACCTCTGATCGCTACAGCCTTTTCTTCCACTTTAATCACAGCTAACAACCACGAGACACACCGATGTTCACCCGTCACCCCCGTCATCCAACCGGTACTCCCCGCACGACAACGATTGACACGAACACCACGTCTCCGTCTTCCGCTGTTAAACAACCCCGAAACAACACCTTCTTTTACGACTGCCCTCCACCGACCGACACACCCGCCGGCGGCGGAGGCTTCCCCGATACgagccctaggctctgataccaattgttggttCACGtccccaaacacacacacactatctAAGTATATGTGTAGTATATGTGAAGGAATTTGCAGAAGGTTATTGTATTCGATCAAAGAAAAAAGGGTACTTCATTCAATAAAACAAGTTGGCTATTTATAGCCTTACACATACATTAGAAACCAAATAAAGAATATTCTAATTTAACCTAAAAATCCTATATACCAAACAAATATAGCACGTGCAAATCTTCATGACTTATTCCATTACTCATGCATTATCTCCTGATTGCTCGGTCTTCAAATCACACGTTCAAATCCCATATTCTTGCTCAATATTTGACCACTTCATTACCATGTGACTAATATAAAACCCAGCTGACCCATTTAGTTATTTGACCCGTACTCGACCCATACGACCCGATAACGTGCCGACCCATGTGACTCGTAAACAAACCCGAATAATCCAACAAATATAAAGTAATCCTTTGATTGAAGGTAATGCATAATAATATAACATCAAACGTGTCCATAAAAAAACACCTGCAATATAGACACATCTATTTCAACTTGGAAATCAACTTTCTTTCTTGATGAAAATGGAGAAAACACCTCACATAGCCATTCTACCTAGTCCGGGCATGGGTCACCTTATTCCGATGGCCGAATTCGCTAAGCGACTAGTCGAACACCACCATATCTCCGCTACTATCATCATCCCTACCACTGGAACTCCACCCAAAGCCCAAACAACTGTCCTTGAATCACTTCCAGAAAACATCCACCACATGTTCCTCTCACCAGTCAACAATTTACCGGAGAATGTTCGACCGGAGATTAAAATCAATCGCATTATGCAAGGTAGTCTTTCAAGTCTTAGAGATGCTTTAAGTTGTTTGAAGTcaaaaactaaacttgttgcaTTAGTTTTTGATATGTTTGGTCATGACTCAATGGAAGTTGCAAAAGAGTTTAACCTATGTAACTTCTTGTTCTTTCCAATGAGTGCCATGGCTTTATCTTTCACTTTTACGTTGCAAAAGCTTGATGAAGAGACGACTGGCGAGTATAAGGACTTGCCATACCCTGTTAAAGTACCGGGTTCGGTTAGTTTTCATGGGCGAGAGTTAATGGCCCCGGTTCAAATCCGGACCGATGAAGTGTACAAAGGGTATCTTTTACTTTCAAAGAGGCTTACTTTGCTTGATGGTATCATGGTGAATAGTTTTGTGGAGTTGGAAGAAGAAACCATTTGCGTATTGCGGGATGATGTTGCGGGTCAAACACCCATTTACCCGATCGGGCCATTGATTCGGTCTGATCCAAGTAACGGGTCGGATCGGCATGAGTGTTTGAAGTGGTTGGACGATCAACCAAGTGGGTCTGTGATGTTGGTGTCTTTTGGGAGTGGTGGGACCCTTTCTTTAGAACAGATCCATGAGCTAGCCCATGGGTTAGAGATGAGTAACCATAGGTTTTTGTGGATTGTTAGAAGCCCTAGTAAGGCTTCAAATGCTTCCTTTTTTACTGGCTCTAGCCAGAATGACCCTTTAGGGTTTTTACCCGAAGGGTTTCTGGCTAGGATAGTAAATCGAGGCTTTATCGTGCCATCGTGGGCCCCACAAATCAAGATACTGAGTCATGAGGCAATTGGTGGGTTCTTGACTCATTGTGGGTGGAACTCAACTCTTGAAAGTATTGTTTATGGGGTGCCGATGATTGCTTGGCCGCTTTATGCGGAGCAACATATGAATGCTAAAGTGATGACTGAAGCACTCGATTTGGCATTGAGACTTGAAACCGATGAAAATGGATTATATCAAAGAGAGGAGATCAAAAAGGTTGTAAAGGGGTTAATGGAGGGAGATGAAGGGAAGAAGATATCTAAAAGGTTGAAAGAATTAAAGAGTGCTGCCATGAAAGCTCTAAGTGATGGAGGATCCTCTATGGAGTCATTGTCTAAGATTGCCTTCCAACTAAAAAAATGACCATTTCCTTATATTATTAGCTACATGTCGTCACCCCATGGACCTCCACGTCAGATATTTCTTGCAAAAACCGTGGCGAACCCAAAAACCCTCTCTCTTCTGCATCGAAGTTTTTAGGGGTCGATGGAACAAATTAAGTTGTTGATGCTCTTGGTGTCTTTATTTATGTAGAAAGAATGTAATCAATGTACTTTGTGTTTGTCTCAATTAGTCTTTGATTttgaatatatattttaataatgcAAGGAGTATATTGGAATAACTTATATAGAAGATGAAGACGAGCCAAAGGGAGAAACAAAATGAAATACAAGATACAAGGACTTACACAAATTTGTAAGTTCTTAGACAGGGTGTAGTTGGTGTTAGCCTAACTTCACCTTAGCGTGCCAACGCCCATCACGCCACAACCTTTTGTTGAGTGGCGTGACTGAGGTAACACCTCACCAACACTTCTATGTTTCCCATTTATCTAGTCAAATGTTTACACATCACCCCAATTTTGTCTAAACCTATAATCtatatatttaatttaaaaataGTTTAATAGAGTGGTTAGTGAAAcctataatttatatatttaatttaaagATAGTTTAATAGAGTAGTTAAACCACCACATATAATCTTACACGAACCtacaatatgtttttttttttttttttttttttttttttataatcttGATGAGTTCATGGGTCCTCGAATGTATTTATGAGTTACTCTATATTAAAGAGATTAAAATTTCTAATTGTTTAGGACAAAGATAattaaatttaattaaataaCCAATTAATAATAGTCTGTTGTAATGAAAGAACTTAGTCTTCTAGTTAAATTATATAAAATTGGCTGCATTTCTTTAGTTTGAAGGAACTGATGATTTGATTATGTAACTGATGATTTGATTATGTATATCATTATCAATTCGAAAAAGTACACTAATAGACCCCACGAAAGTCTTTAGTGATATGAATTTGATGAAGAAACTTGTTAATTGGAATCATGAATCACTTGATGAAAGAATCATTACTTTCTTAGAATAAAAGTAGAGAAATCGTGAAAAATACCTTTTTTTAGAATGGTCGAAAATATATAAATCAAAGCTAGCAAGAATCCAACAAAGAATGTAATCGATGTACTTTGTGTTTGTCTCAATTAGTCTTTACTTTtgaatttatattttaataacATAATAAGGAatatgggaaggttcattggAGAACACTAAAAAGGTGGGGaagggaaccgactcaaacgaactccgattggattcattccagcggcgttggagcCGGCTCGtggaaccctaactaagatctcttaaccctaaaccgtaaatcctaactcctaaactctaaaccctaaagctaaaaaataaggctaaaaactaagctaaaccgtaaaatgtaaactataaaccctaaaggctaaacctaaagctaaaccctaaaactaaaccctaaacactaaAACTAAagcctaaagctaaaccctaaggctaaaccctaaagctaaaccctaaaagccaaaccctaatatatttagggtttaggggttatgatttagggtttagggttacaagatcctagttagggttcgacgagacgATTCCAACGCCGCCGAAATGAGtacaatcggagttcgtttgagtcggttccccactgttctccacctttttagtgttccccaataaaGCTCACACATAATAAGGAATAAATATATTGGAAAAACTTATATACAAGATCAAGATGAGCCGAGAAAACAAAAACGAAATAGAATCAAGGGCGGACTTAAGACAAAGgcagggtgggcgggcgcacccccgggaaaaaaatatttagtgttaagttccgtcgaaaatcccgtccgcaccccttggaatttttcgtccgcaccccttggaattttccgTCCGCACCTCTTGGAATTTTTCGTctgcaccccttaggtaaaaagtgttatcaatttatattttaattttttttagtaaactctttttttttttaaatactacctaaattatatgacttttaatacctaaataactaaatccaaatacccaatacctttaactagcccactactaagtcttagcccaataaacaaacccaacaaatcaacaatatttcaaactaaaataaaataaacaagcccaaaacccttacatattctctcccgctctctctataccaccgtaatcagccaccataccaccgacGATCGAACACGGGTAaatttctttgttatttttgatgaatttTGGTTGATTTTTTGGTTGATATTAGCCGCATACTAACCATGACAGTAGACACATGCTTCGTTTTGTTTTTCATTATGTTATATGGTGGGTTATAttttgttagtgatgatatttTGCCTTTTTTTATAGCCGCATACACCATACAGTAGATCTGGTGGGTTATATTTGTTAGAGAAGAATGTTTGGCTTTTTCTTTTTATGGTGTATATGGTGtatatgttgtttagatgatttttagggttatttacattatgatttctagggcttgaatagttgatatattatgtaatatgttatggagccatgttttggatagatttcaaaaaatgaaaacccgtagggtgacgttttaattatgtttgtaacatggtttgacatatttttgatgattatataaatttagttcgatgttcttttgttttacatgacccgacccgacccgacccgatacgaaccgattttttacttatataccttggggcctaaaatttttaaaaatggttcgcacccccatggaaaaattcctgggtccgccactggatAGAATACACAAATTTTGAAGTTCTTAGACTGTGTGGGGCGTTAGCCTCACTCCACCTCAACATGGTAATGTAATGCCTCACACATTACTACAAACTTTTGTTAGAGGTGCATGACTCGAGCAACACATTACCAACACTTTCTATCTTTTCCATTTATCCAATTAAATATTTACATATCACTCCTGTTTTGTCTTAAattttatttgtatatttaaatTAAGCActattttaataaacattttgtTAAATCATTATAATTTTTGAAAGTTTAGTTAACGAGAGCCCATATGCCTACGTGACAAGAAGCGCTACACATAGACTTACAcgcaatgttgtagaaggcgctaggcgctagtcgggcggtgaggtaccgcctagggattaatcgggattaatcggaatggaatttttatatgtattttttcaaaattatatatatatacccaataatataaaaataatacttcaaaattcacataaatacttcaagtttcagatagtatggttcgattttgaccgattttgaccgcctaggacagATTTTGACCGATTAATATAGTCCGATTAATCcgatttttgaccgcctaggTACCGCCTAGGACCGACTTTGACCATGGCCGATTAATTGACCGAATAGCTCAAAATTAGACAGTAAGtggccgcctaggccgatttctgcaacacTGCTTACACGAATGTCCACTATGTTTTTAAAATCTTGAATCTTGATGAGTGGATGGGTCCTCGAAAAAGATAACTAAATTTAAATACCAATTATTGTTGTTCTTTTATTTGTTTAGCTCACTCGTAATGGGTTTGTTATAGCGCGTGAAAGGCCAAACCATGAAGGGAACACCGCCCCATCCCCTCTCGTGGTTAACCTCGTGTACTCGTGCGTGTGGTTTGAACCACACGTTAAACGATGTGGAAATTTATAAATGTGGCTGTTGCTACTAGCCGTTAGgctatatattgtttttttttcttttccattTTACATGATGTAAATACCACCACACCGTTCTTATTTGAACCCAACCAAACCTTATCAAATCCTTATCTCATACTATTTCAAACCCACCAAAAAAATGAATTATTATTCGTCTTCGTCTAGTAGTGAAGATAGCACGTCTTCGGATTCTTACGAGATATCGGAGGCTATTACAAGTACGGTTCAACTGGTGGCAGAGTTCATACAATACGTTAGTCAACCTCTACGTCCGATTATTAGAAGACAACAAATTGAACGTGACCGTGAGGCTGCGAACAAATTGTTGAACTGTGATTACTTTTGTGATAATCCCGTCTACGGTTCTGGTGACTTTAGGCGTCATTTTAAATAAGTAAACATTTATTTTTATGTATTACAAACGATTTGGTAGCAAAGTATGATCACTTCAAACAAAGACCAACCGCAAGAGGAAAGATGGGATTCACAACAATACAAAAGTGTACTTCTGCTTTATGAGTGTTAGCATACGGTACATCAACCAACATGTGGGACGAGTATCTTAAGATGGTGGATAAAACCTCAAGAGACGCTTTAGCAAATTTTGCCAAAGGTAACAATTATCTTCTGTATATTATGTATTTTTTTCTTAAATTGTATATAATTTTTCTATTTACATGAATTTCCACTTATTTTTTTCACTAAAGGTGTTATTGAACCATACGGTAaatagtggcgaagcttgagatttccgacagGGGGTCGAAAGCGTATATAcctaataaaatattaaaaaaacggggggtcgaaaacgtatatacttaAAAAATGCTACACGAAAACTACATACCgcacactactgagcgaaaagttcggggggtcgggcgcccctcccggcccctacAAAGTTGCGCCCCTGACGGTAGATATTTGCGAAATCCAACATGGCAAGATGTAGAAAGGCGTTGTTGACGTCGAGTTGATGCAACTGCCAATTTTTAGCTAGAGTTATTGAAAGAAGTGTGCGAATCGTGATGGGTTTCGCTACGGGACTGAACGTATCAAAGTAATATTTCTCGTATTGTTGGTGAAAGACTTTCGCCACAAGACACGCCTTATACTTTTCAATAGAGCCATTGGGATTTCATTTAATACGGAACACCCATTTAAAACCGAGCGATTTTTGAGTGTTGGAAGGCACAAGCTCCCATGTGTGATTTTGGATAAAAGCATTGAACTCCGAGTCCATGGCCATTCGCCAGTTGGGGTCTTTGGAGGCTTAAGTAGGAGTTATGGGCTCAATAGTAGGTGGTAGGGGGTGGAGAGTTGTTTTGTTAACTTGGTTGGGATTAAAGTATTTTGTGTTGGGTTTTTTTGTTCGTTTGGGTCGAGTGGTGGACTGAGTTGAGGATGGTATGGAAGTAGCTGATGGTGGAGTGTTGGTCATGGGTGATGTAGAAGGAGGAGTTGAAGGGAAGGTAGGTGTTGGTAGTAAAGAGTCAGTGGGTGAAGGATTAGGCGAAGTCGGTTCAGATGGGAGGGTAGAGTTTTGGGAAAAGGTGGATTCAGCTATAATTGGAGAAGTGGGCTCGGATATATTTGTAGAAGTGGGGTCTGATGTATTTGGTAGGTGGTGCATGGGAGGTGATTGGTGTATGTAAATGGGAGTATGGGAAGGTCGAATTGGTGTGTTGGAAGCAATGTTTTGAAACCCGGACCGGGCCGGCCGGTCAGACCGGTCCGGCCGGGATCCGGAACCTATACCGGTCCGGTTCACCACATCAGTTCGTTCCAACATCAGCCGGGCGGTCGGGCCGGGAGCCGGGCGGTCGGGCCGGCGGGTTGTCTCCTAGGGTCGGGCCGGTCAGAGCTTTCCGGCGAGCTTCATAAATCTCCggtgaagaaaagaaaagcaaGGTGAAAGATTATGAAGATATCATAATTATAGTAGGTGAAATGGTGAAggttaaagaaaaagaagaagaagaagagatggTAGTGTGGATGATAGGAGGTTGCAggtaaaagaaaaagaagaagaggaGGTGGTGTGGATGACAGGAGGTTGCGTGTGGGATTGTGGGATTTGATGGATGATGGATGGTATTCTATAACATATAATAAATAATAGAGTACAAAGCTTGCTTTTTACTA
This genomic interval carries:
- the LOC110900121 gene encoding hydroquinone glucosyltransferase — its product is MKMEKTPHIAILPSPGMGHLIPMAEFAKRLVEHHHISATIIIPTTGTPPKAQTTVLESLPENIHHMFLSPVNNLPENVRPEIKINRIMQGSLSSLRDALSCLKSKTKLVALVFDMFGHDSMEVAKEFNLCNFLFFPMSAMALSFTFTLQKLDEETTGEYKDLPYPVKVPGSVSFHGRELMAPVQIRTDEVYKGYLLLSKRLTLLDGIMVNSFVELEEETICVLRDDVAGQTPIYPIGPLIRSDPSNGSDRHECLKWLDDQPSGSVMLVSFGSGGTLSLEQIHELAHGLEMSNHRFLWIVRSPSKASNASFFTGSSQNDPLGFLPEGFLARIVNRGFIVPSWAPQIKILSHEAIGGFLTHCGWNSTLESIVYGVPMIAWPLYAEQHMNAKVMTEALDLALRLETDENGLYQREEIKKVVKGLMEGDEGKKISKRLKELKSAAMKALSDGGSSMESLSKIAFQLKK